The following are encoded in a window of Numida meleagris isolate 19003 breed g44 Domestic line chromosome 11, NumMel1.0, whole genome shotgun sequence genomic DNA:
- the NR2C2 gene encoding nuclear receptor subfamily 2 group C member 2 isoform X4 → MATNMEVLAQQVMETQQVAEVQTIQHSLSDSPVMTSPSQRIQIISTDSSVGSPQRIQIVTDQQTGQKIQIVTAVDSSASPKQQFILASPDGTGAGKVILAAPETSNAKQLIFTTADNIVPGRIQIVTDSASVERLLGKADVQRAQVVEYCVVCGDKASGRHYGAVSCEGCKGFFKRSVRKNLTYSCRSNQDCIINKHHRNRCQFCRLKKCLEMGMKMESVQSERKPFDVQREKPTNCAASTEKIYIRKDLRSPLIATPTFVADKDGTRSAGLLDPGMLVNIQQPLIRDDGTILLAADSKAETSQGALGTLANVVTSLANLSDSLNNGDSSEIQQEEQSASEISRAFDTLAKALNTTDGTAAPNLADGMDPTGGGNIHVISRDQSTPIIEVEGPLLTDTHVTFKLTMPSPMPEYLNVHYICESASRLLFLSMHWARSIPAFQALGQECNTSLVRACWNELFTLGLAQCAQVMSLSTILAAIVNHLQNSIQEDKLSGDRIKQVMEHIWKLQEFCNSMAKIDIDGYEYAYLKAIVLFSPDHPGLNSSTQIEKFQEKAQMELQDYVQKTYPEDTYRLARILVRLPALRLMSSSITEELFFTGLIGNVPIDSIIPYILKMETAEYNGQITGTSA, encoded by the exons GTACAGACTATTCAGCATTCATTATCTGATTCTCCAGTGATGACCAGCCCTTCCCAGCGTATCCAGATTATTTCCACAGATTCCTCTGTAGGTTCACCACAACGCATTCAG ATTGTGACAGATCAGCAGACAGGTCAAAAAATCCAGATAGTGACAGCAGTGGACTCATCTGCGTCTCCAAAGCAACAGTTTATTTTAGCCAGTCCAGATGGAACTGGTGCGGGAAAGGTGATTTTGGCAGCACCTGAGACATCTAACGCCAAACAACTTATCTTTACCACCGCAGACAACATTGTGCCAGGCAGAATTCAG ATAGTGACAGACTCTGCTTCGGTGGAACGTTTGCTGGGAAAAGCTGATGTTCAGCGGGCCCAGGTAGTAGAATATTGCGTGGTCTGTGGAGATAAAGCATCAG GTCGTCACTATGGTGCTGTCAGTTGTGAGGGATGCAAAGGTTTCTTTAAAAGGAGTGTGAGGAAGAATTTGACCTACAGTTGTCGTAGCAACCAAGACTGTATCATCAATAAACACCATCGGAATCGGTGCCAGTTTTGTAGGCTTAAGAAATGTCTAGAGATGGGCATGAAAATGGAAT CGGTTCAAAGTGAAAGAAAGCCTTTTGATGTGCAGCGTGAAAAACCAACCAACTGCGCAGCTTCCACTGAGAAAATATATATCAGAAAAGACCTGCGAAGCCCTCTAATAGCAACTCCAACATTTGTTGCAGATAAAGATGGGACACG GTCTGCAGGTCTTCTCGATCCAGGAATGCTTGTGAATATTCAGCAGCCTTTGATCAGGGATGATGGTACCATCCTCCTTGCTGCTGACTCCAAG GCTGAGACGAGCCAGGGTGCTTTAGGAACACTAGCAAATGTTGTAACATCTCTTGCTAATCTCAGTGACTCACTAAATAATGGAGATTCTTCTGAAATTCAACAAGAAGAGCAATCCGCCAGTGAGATTTCACG GGCATTTGATACTTTGGCTAAAGCACTCAATACCACAGATGGTACAGCAGCTCCTAACTTGGCAGATGGGATGGATCCTACAGGAGGAGGGAATATTCATGTAATCAGTAGAGATCAGTCGACACCAATTATTGAAGTGGAAGGACCCTTACTTACAGATACACATGTTACGTTTAAG ctgaCAATGCCCAGTCCAATGCCAGAGTATCTTAATGTACACTACATCTGTGAGTCAGCATCACGGCTACTTTTCTTATCTATGCACTGGGCTAGATCCATACCTGCATTTCAAGCACTTGG CCAGGAGTGTAACACAAGCCTCGTGCGTGCCTGTTGGAATGAGCTGTTTACCTTAGGCTTGGCACAGTGTGCACAAGTGATGAGTCTGTCAACTATCCTAGCAGCTATTGTCAACCATCTTCAGAACAGCATTCAGGAAG atAAGCTTTCTGGAGACAGAATAAAGCAAGTCATGGAACACATCTGGAAACTTCAGGAGTTCTGTAACAGCATGGCCAAGATTGATATTGATGGATATGAATATGCATACCTTAAAGCTATAGTCCTCTTTAGCCCTG atCACCCTGGTCTGAACAGTTCAACCCAAATAGAAAAATTCCAGGAGAAGGCACAGATGGAATTGCAGGACTATGTACAAAAAACCTATCCAGAAGATACTTATAG GCTAGCCCGGATTCTAGTTCGCCTGCCAGCACTTAGGCTGATGAGCTCTAGCATTACTGAGGAACTATTTTTTACTGGTCTCATTGGAAATGTTCCAATTGACAGCATAATCCCCTACATTCTCAAAATGGAAACAGCAGAATATAATGGTCAAATAACTGGCACATCCGCATAG
- the NR2C2 gene encoding nuclear receptor subfamily 2 group C member 2 isoform X1 → MATNMEVLAQQVMETQQVAEVQTIQHSLSDSPVMTSPSQRIQIISTDSSVGSPQRIQIVTDQQTGQKIQIVTAVDSSASPKQQFILASPDGTGAGKVILAAPETSNAKQLIFTTADNIVPGRIQIVTDSASVERLLGKADVQRAQVVEYCVVCGDKASGRHYGAVSCEGCKGFFKRSVRKNLTYSCRSNQDCIINKHHRNRCQFCRLKKCLEMGMKMESVQSERKPFDVQREKPTNCAASTEKIYIRKDLRSPLIATPTFVADKDGTRSAGLLDPGMLVNIQQPLIRDDGTILLAADSKAETSQGALGTLANVVTSLANLSDSLNNGDSSEIQQEEQSASEISRFLRHRLQEKEIEVCCPGGDCSILHCFKKLVCNDRVFRIFSRLHMVFVRIHTIYYKLPRAFDTLAKALNTTDGTAAPNLADGMDPTGGGNIHVISRDQSTPIIEVEGPLLTDTHVTFKLTMPSPMPEYLNVHYICESASRLLFLSMHWARSIPAFQALGQECNTSLVRACWNELFTLGLAQCAQVMSLSTILAAIVNHLQNSIQEDKLSGDRIKQVMEHIWKLQEFCNSMAKIDIDGYEYAYLKAIVLFSPDHPGLNSSTQIEKFQEKAQMELQDYVQKTYPEDTYRLARILVRLPALRLMSSSITEELFFTGLIGNVPIDSIIPYILKMETAEYNGQITGTSA, encoded by the exons GTACAGACTATTCAGCATTCATTATCTGATTCTCCAGTGATGACCAGCCCTTCCCAGCGTATCCAGATTATTTCCACAGATTCCTCTGTAGGTTCACCACAACGCATTCAG ATTGTGACAGATCAGCAGACAGGTCAAAAAATCCAGATAGTGACAGCAGTGGACTCATCTGCGTCTCCAAAGCAACAGTTTATTTTAGCCAGTCCAGATGGAACTGGTGCGGGAAAGGTGATTTTGGCAGCACCTGAGACATCTAACGCCAAACAACTTATCTTTACCACCGCAGACAACATTGTGCCAGGCAGAATTCAG ATAGTGACAGACTCTGCTTCGGTGGAACGTTTGCTGGGAAAAGCTGATGTTCAGCGGGCCCAGGTAGTAGAATATTGCGTGGTCTGTGGAGATAAAGCATCAG GTCGTCACTATGGTGCTGTCAGTTGTGAGGGATGCAAAGGTTTCTTTAAAAGGAGTGTGAGGAAGAATTTGACCTACAGTTGTCGTAGCAACCAAGACTGTATCATCAATAAACACCATCGGAATCGGTGCCAGTTTTGTAGGCTTAAGAAATGTCTAGAGATGGGCATGAAAATGGAAT CGGTTCAAAGTGAAAGAAAGCCTTTTGATGTGCAGCGTGAAAAACCAACCAACTGCGCAGCTTCCACTGAGAAAATATATATCAGAAAAGACCTGCGAAGCCCTCTAATAGCAACTCCAACATTTGTTGCAGATAAAGATGGGACACG GTCTGCAGGTCTTCTCGATCCAGGAATGCTTGTGAATATTCAGCAGCCTTTGATCAGGGATGATGGTACCATCCTCCTTGCTGCTGACTCCAAG GCTGAGACGAGCCAGGGTGCTTTAGGAACACTAGCAAATGTTGTAACATCTCTTGCTAATCTCAGTGACTCACTAAATAATGGAGATTCTTCTGAAATTCAACAAGAAGAGCAATCCGCCAGTGAGATTTCACG ATTTCTAAGGCATCGTCTTCAGGAGAAGGAAATTGAGGTATGTTGTCCAGGAGGGGATTGCAGTATTCTCCACTGTTTCAAGAAACTGGTTTGTAATGACAGAGTCTTCAGGATATTCTCCAGACTGCACATGGTCTTTGTGAGGATTCACACAATCTATTACAAACTTCCAAG GGCATTTGATACTTTGGCTAAAGCACTCAATACCACAGATGGTACAGCAGCTCCTAACTTGGCAGATGGGATGGATCCTACAGGAGGAGGGAATATTCATGTAATCAGTAGAGATCAGTCGACACCAATTATTGAAGTGGAAGGACCCTTACTTACAGATACACATGTTACGTTTAAG ctgaCAATGCCCAGTCCAATGCCAGAGTATCTTAATGTACACTACATCTGTGAGTCAGCATCACGGCTACTTTTCTTATCTATGCACTGGGCTAGATCCATACCTGCATTTCAAGCACTTGG CCAGGAGTGTAACACAAGCCTCGTGCGTGCCTGTTGGAATGAGCTGTTTACCTTAGGCTTGGCACAGTGTGCACAAGTGATGAGTCTGTCAACTATCCTAGCAGCTATTGTCAACCATCTTCAGAACAGCATTCAGGAAG atAAGCTTTCTGGAGACAGAATAAAGCAAGTCATGGAACACATCTGGAAACTTCAGGAGTTCTGTAACAGCATGGCCAAGATTGATATTGATGGATATGAATATGCATACCTTAAAGCTATAGTCCTCTTTAGCCCTG atCACCCTGGTCTGAACAGTTCAACCCAAATAGAAAAATTCCAGGAGAAGGCACAGATGGAATTGCAGGACTATGTACAAAAAACCTATCCAGAAGATACTTATAG GCTAGCCCGGATTCTAGTTCGCCTGCCAGCACTTAGGCTGATGAGCTCTAGCATTACTGAGGAACTATTTTTTACTGGTCTCATTGGAAATGTTCCAATTGACAGCATAATCCCCTACATTCTCAAAATGGAAACAGCAGAATATAATGGTCAAATAACTGGCACATCCGCATAG
- the NR2C2 gene encoding nuclear receptor subfamily 2 group C member 2 isoform X3, with product MATNMEVLAQQVMETQQVAEVQTIQHSLSDSPVMTSPSQRIQIISTDSSVGSPQRIQIVTDQQTGQKIQIVTAVDSSASPKQQFILASPDGTGAGKVILAAPETSNAKQLIFTTADNIVPGRIQIVTDSASVERLLGKADVQRAQVVEYCVVCGDKASGRHYGAVSCEGCKGFFKRSVRKNLTYSCRSNQDCIINKHHRNRCQFCRLKKCLEMGMKMESVQSERKPFDVQREKPTNCAASTEKIYIRKDLRSPLIATPTFVADKDGTRSAGLLDPGMLVNIQQPLIRDDGTILLAADSKAETSQGALGTLANVVTSLANLSDSLNNGDSSEIQQEEQSASEISRVFRIFSRLHMVFVRIHTIYYKLPRAFDTLAKALNTTDGTAAPNLADGMDPTGGGNIHVISRDQSTPIIEVEGPLLTDTHVTFKLTMPSPMPEYLNVHYICESASRLLFLSMHWARSIPAFQALGQECNTSLVRACWNELFTLGLAQCAQVMSLSTILAAIVNHLQNSIQEDKLSGDRIKQVMEHIWKLQEFCNSMAKIDIDGYEYAYLKAIVLFSPDHPGLNSSTQIEKFQEKAQMELQDYVQKTYPEDTYRLARILVRLPALRLMSSSITEELFFTGLIGNVPIDSIIPYILKMETAEYNGQITGTSA from the exons GTACAGACTATTCAGCATTCATTATCTGATTCTCCAGTGATGACCAGCCCTTCCCAGCGTATCCAGATTATTTCCACAGATTCCTCTGTAGGTTCACCACAACGCATTCAG ATTGTGACAGATCAGCAGACAGGTCAAAAAATCCAGATAGTGACAGCAGTGGACTCATCTGCGTCTCCAAAGCAACAGTTTATTTTAGCCAGTCCAGATGGAACTGGTGCGGGAAAGGTGATTTTGGCAGCACCTGAGACATCTAACGCCAAACAACTTATCTTTACCACCGCAGACAACATTGTGCCAGGCAGAATTCAG ATAGTGACAGACTCTGCTTCGGTGGAACGTTTGCTGGGAAAAGCTGATGTTCAGCGGGCCCAGGTAGTAGAATATTGCGTGGTCTGTGGAGATAAAGCATCAG GTCGTCACTATGGTGCTGTCAGTTGTGAGGGATGCAAAGGTTTCTTTAAAAGGAGTGTGAGGAAGAATTTGACCTACAGTTGTCGTAGCAACCAAGACTGTATCATCAATAAACACCATCGGAATCGGTGCCAGTTTTGTAGGCTTAAGAAATGTCTAGAGATGGGCATGAAAATGGAAT CGGTTCAAAGTGAAAGAAAGCCTTTTGATGTGCAGCGTGAAAAACCAACCAACTGCGCAGCTTCCACTGAGAAAATATATATCAGAAAAGACCTGCGAAGCCCTCTAATAGCAACTCCAACATTTGTTGCAGATAAAGATGGGACACG GTCTGCAGGTCTTCTCGATCCAGGAATGCTTGTGAATATTCAGCAGCCTTTGATCAGGGATGATGGTACCATCCTCCTTGCTGCTGACTCCAAG GCTGAGACGAGCCAGGGTGCTTTAGGAACACTAGCAAATGTTGTAACATCTCTTGCTAATCTCAGTGACTCACTAAATAATGGAGATTCTTCTGAAATTCAACAAGAAGAGCAATCCGCCAGTGAGATTTCACG AGTCTTCAGGATATTCTCCAGACTGCACATGGTCTTTGTGAGGATTCACACAATCTATTACAAACTTCCAAG GGCATTTGATACTTTGGCTAAAGCACTCAATACCACAGATGGTACAGCAGCTCCTAACTTGGCAGATGGGATGGATCCTACAGGAGGAGGGAATATTCATGTAATCAGTAGAGATCAGTCGACACCAATTATTGAAGTGGAAGGACCCTTACTTACAGATACACATGTTACGTTTAAG ctgaCAATGCCCAGTCCAATGCCAGAGTATCTTAATGTACACTACATCTGTGAGTCAGCATCACGGCTACTTTTCTTATCTATGCACTGGGCTAGATCCATACCTGCATTTCAAGCACTTGG CCAGGAGTGTAACACAAGCCTCGTGCGTGCCTGTTGGAATGAGCTGTTTACCTTAGGCTTGGCACAGTGTGCACAAGTGATGAGTCTGTCAACTATCCTAGCAGCTATTGTCAACCATCTTCAGAACAGCATTCAGGAAG atAAGCTTTCTGGAGACAGAATAAAGCAAGTCATGGAACACATCTGGAAACTTCAGGAGTTCTGTAACAGCATGGCCAAGATTGATATTGATGGATATGAATATGCATACCTTAAAGCTATAGTCCTCTTTAGCCCTG atCACCCTGGTCTGAACAGTTCAACCCAAATAGAAAAATTCCAGGAGAAGGCACAGATGGAATTGCAGGACTATGTACAAAAAACCTATCCAGAAGATACTTATAG GCTAGCCCGGATTCTAGTTCGCCTGCCAGCACTTAGGCTGATGAGCTCTAGCATTACTGAGGAACTATTTTTTACTGGTCTCATTGGAAATGTTCCAATTGACAGCATAATCCCCTACATTCTCAAAATGGAAACAGCAGAATATAATGGTCAAATAACTGGCACATCCGCATAG
- the NR2C2 gene encoding nuclear receptor subfamily 2 group C member 2 isoform X2, with protein sequence MTSPSQRIQIISTDSSVGSPQRIQIVTDQQTGQKIQIVTAVDSSASPKQQFILASPDGTGAGKVILAAPETSNAKQLIFTTADNIVPGRIQIVTDSASVERLLGKADVQRAQVVEYCVVCGDKASGRHYGAVSCEGCKGFFKRSVRKNLTYSCRSNQDCIINKHHRNRCQFCRLKKCLEMGMKMESVQSERKPFDVQREKPTNCAASTEKIYIRKDLRSPLIATPTFVADKDGTRSAGLLDPGMLVNIQQPLIRDDGTILLAADSKAETSQGALGTLANVVTSLANLSDSLNNGDSSEIQQEEQSASEISRFLRHRLQEKEIEVCCPGGDCSILHCFKKLVCNDRVFRIFSRLHMVFVRIHTIYYKLPRAFDTLAKALNTTDGTAAPNLADGMDPTGGGNIHVISRDQSTPIIEVEGPLLTDTHVTFKLTMPSPMPEYLNVHYICESASRLLFLSMHWARSIPAFQALGQECNTSLVRACWNELFTLGLAQCAQVMSLSTILAAIVNHLQNSIQEDKLSGDRIKQVMEHIWKLQEFCNSMAKIDIDGYEYAYLKAIVLFSPDHPGLNSSTQIEKFQEKAQMELQDYVQKTYPEDTYRLARILVRLPALRLMSSSITEELFFTGLIGNVPIDSIIPYILKMETAEYNGQITGTSA encoded by the exons ATGACCAGCCCTTCCCAGCGTATCCAGATTATTTCCACAGATTCCTCTGTAGGTTCACCACAACGCATTCAG ATTGTGACAGATCAGCAGACAGGTCAAAAAATCCAGATAGTGACAGCAGTGGACTCATCTGCGTCTCCAAAGCAACAGTTTATTTTAGCCAGTCCAGATGGAACTGGTGCGGGAAAGGTGATTTTGGCAGCACCTGAGACATCTAACGCCAAACAACTTATCTTTACCACCGCAGACAACATTGTGCCAGGCAGAATTCAG ATAGTGACAGACTCTGCTTCGGTGGAACGTTTGCTGGGAAAAGCTGATGTTCAGCGGGCCCAGGTAGTAGAATATTGCGTGGTCTGTGGAGATAAAGCATCAG GTCGTCACTATGGTGCTGTCAGTTGTGAGGGATGCAAAGGTTTCTTTAAAAGGAGTGTGAGGAAGAATTTGACCTACAGTTGTCGTAGCAACCAAGACTGTATCATCAATAAACACCATCGGAATCGGTGCCAGTTTTGTAGGCTTAAGAAATGTCTAGAGATGGGCATGAAAATGGAAT CGGTTCAAAGTGAAAGAAAGCCTTTTGATGTGCAGCGTGAAAAACCAACCAACTGCGCAGCTTCCACTGAGAAAATATATATCAGAAAAGACCTGCGAAGCCCTCTAATAGCAACTCCAACATTTGTTGCAGATAAAGATGGGACACG GTCTGCAGGTCTTCTCGATCCAGGAATGCTTGTGAATATTCAGCAGCCTTTGATCAGGGATGATGGTACCATCCTCCTTGCTGCTGACTCCAAG GCTGAGACGAGCCAGGGTGCTTTAGGAACACTAGCAAATGTTGTAACATCTCTTGCTAATCTCAGTGACTCACTAAATAATGGAGATTCTTCTGAAATTCAACAAGAAGAGCAATCCGCCAGTGAGATTTCACG ATTTCTAAGGCATCGTCTTCAGGAGAAGGAAATTGAGGTATGTTGTCCAGGAGGGGATTGCAGTATTCTCCACTGTTTCAAGAAACTGGTTTGTAATGACAGAGTCTTCAGGATATTCTCCAGACTGCACATGGTCTTTGTGAGGATTCACACAATCTATTACAAACTTCCAAG GGCATTTGATACTTTGGCTAAAGCACTCAATACCACAGATGGTACAGCAGCTCCTAACTTGGCAGATGGGATGGATCCTACAGGAGGAGGGAATATTCATGTAATCAGTAGAGATCAGTCGACACCAATTATTGAAGTGGAAGGACCCTTACTTACAGATACACATGTTACGTTTAAG ctgaCAATGCCCAGTCCAATGCCAGAGTATCTTAATGTACACTACATCTGTGAGTCAGCATCACGGCTACTTTTCTTATCTATGCACTGGGCTAGATCCATACCTGCATTTCAAGCACTTGG CCAGGAGTGTAACACAAGCCTCGTGCGTGCCTGTTGGAATGAGCTGTTTACCTTAGGCTTGGCACAGTGTGCACAAGTGATGAGTCTGTCAACTATCCTAGCAGCTATTGTCAACCATCTTCAGAACAGCATTCAGGAAG atAAGCTTTCTGGAGACAGAATAAAGCAAGTCATGGAACACATCTGGAAACTTCAGGAGTTCTGTAACAGCATGGCCAAGATTGATATTGATGGATATGAATATGCATACCTTAAAGCTATAGTCCTCTTTAGCCCTG atCACCCTGGTCTGAACAGTTCAACCCAAATAGAAAAATTCCAGGAGAAGGCACAGATGGAATTGCAGGACTATGTACAAAAAACCTATCCAGAAGATACTTATAG GCTAGCCCGGATTCTAGTTCGCCTGCCAGCACTTAGGCTGATGAGCTCTAGCATTACTGAGGAACTATTTTTTACTGGTCTCATTGGAAATGTTCCAATTGACAGCATAATCCCCTACATTCTCAAAATGGAAACAGCAGAATATAATGGTCAAATAACTGGCACATCCGCATAG